The genomic DNA GCGCCTCGGCATCGAGCGCGCCCGGCTGGTGCACCTGCTCGACAGCCTCGAGCAGCGCAAATACGTCAAGCGCGTCAAGTCGAAGGCGGACCGCCGCTCCCATGCGCTGCACCTCACCGCACAGGGCGAGACGGCACTGGCGGAATTCAAGCGGCTCGCGGCCGAGCACGAGCGGCATGTCGAGGAGAAGATCGGTAAGGACAACCGGACGCAGTTGCTCCGGATCCTCGCTGGCTTCACCTGATCTGGGCTGCCTACGAATTGGGCAGATGCCCGTCGCGGGGCGTCGGCGCGACCTCGTCCAATAAATCTCAAGCTATTGATTACTCGATAATATCCTGAGCATTCGCCCGGCCGACGGTCTTGTACACAATGGCACATCGCTTGCTTCGCTCCGAGCGAGGACGGATTGCCGGAGTTTTGTCGCCATGAGGGCTGAGATGGGGGCTGAGCAGCCTGAAACGATCGCCGCGATTGTGGCCGCGCATCGCGCGGGCACAATGACGCCGGCAGAAACCATCGCGCGGACCTATCAGCGCATCCGTGACCGCAACGATCCCGCCATCTTCATCAGCCTGCGTGACGAGGC from Bradyrhizobium sp. CCBAU 53351 includes the following:
- a CDS encoding MarR family winged helix-turn-helix transcriptional regulator → MTASATQTAPRKRNGAAPRDAADEIGLDALVGHAGYAVRRFQIWIFQDFIKTLGEVDIRPTQYSVLTLIGANPGLSQMAVAKRLGIERARLVHLLDSLEQRKYVKRVKSKADRRSHALHLTAQGETALAEFKRLAAEHERHVEEKIGKDNRTQLLRILAGFT